In Pseudorasbora parva isolate DD20220531a chromosome 9, ASM2467924v1, whole genome shotgun sequence, the sequence ATCATGAACCATCAGAAATGAGTAACAAGTCCATGACAATCTACTTTGATCAGGTCAGACCCTTTCACATTTACGCATATCTTAAGTTAGCTGTAACATTTTTTCCCCtccaaaaaacatttatgtttCCAAAAAATGCGTTAACTAAGCGAAAACACCTCTTTGCAGGTACTAGTGAACATTGGAAATCATTTCGATCTGAAGGCGAGTGTATTTCAAGCTCCACGTCGAGGCATTTACAGCTTCAGCTTTCACGTTGTGAAGGTCTACAACCGACAGACAATCCAGGCGAGTCTATGTTTTcatttacttctttttttttttttttatcattgcaGATATTAATTATTCATATCTGACTATTGCAATTGCTGCTGCTATTCCATTTCTATTCCACGAATAATCATTAATTTAACACTGCTACTAATTCTTTAATGTAATAGCTTCTATGTCTTCCAGTTTTCTTGTTACTAATTGAATAGAATTTATTTGACACGCATATTCCAATAGTAACACTTATCTTACGAGCACTTGAATAGATGTTGGTAAAAGTGTTAGAAACTATGATAAATAGTTCAATTGGAATATGTATCTGCAACAATTGAAAGTCATTACTAGTTTAAAGGCAATATTTCATTTGGTAACTTCATACCAGTAAAACAATTTCACTGTTGGAATAAAAGCAAATAAatatttggttacactttaatACACACttaatacatttaagtactgattaacattaatggtaacactttatattaCAGTGCCCTTGTTACatgtagtaataacagtaaattatgcataattacatgcaattaaCCCTGAACCAAACCCTATTCCTACCCTAACCCCAATAAATACatgttattaattaaaattattcagtacttaaaaatataattaaagtgtaacaatgacacctcaatataaagtgtaaccagATTAATTAACGACATTTATATGGTTAAGTTTAGGATtaggtttggttgagggttagttgcatgtaatcatgcataatttatagtaaTTGCTATAGAACTTACATGTAACGTGAAACAAAAACACTGTAAAATGTTACTGAATAGTTTTATGAATGCAATAATGAGTAATACTATGGCTTATTAAATTGAGACTTCTCACTACTGGAATAAGGAATCTAATCTAATGAACAGCTACAAGCGAAACTGAAATGATATGGATTACTATAAAACATGTACAGTTTCGTTTTATGAAGTGAGGGTTATTGTTATTGTCTTGTTGTAATGCATCCATTAATTAATTACTGTTTGTAAATTCCTTGTTTTACAAATCATGGATATGTAGGAATTGTGATGTTGTATGTGGTGTATTAtattaaaactatatatatatatatatatatatatatatatatatatatatatatatatatatatatatatatatatatatatatatatatatatatatatattagttattttatttgtttacctgCCCAGGGACAGCAGATGTAAATTACATGTTAGCTAACTCTGGTGCAATTACTATTAATCGTGCATTGTCCctgtaaaaataaacaataaaataaataaataaaatgatcacATCTTGTGTTTTCATGTCATTAGGTCAATCTGATGCATAACGAATACCCAATAATATCTGCGTTCGCTGGTGACCAAGATGTGACCCGGGAGGCGGCGAGTAACAGTGTGCTTCTTCACCTGGAGCGTGAAGACAGACTCTATCTCAAACTAGAGAGAGGGAACCTcatgggcgggtggaagtactCCACGTTCTCTGGCTTCC encodes:
- the cbln2a gene encoding cerebellin-2a, which codes for MLRAREQGSLAVLASTLLLGCGVAFSLGQNDTEPVVLEGKCLVVCDSNPSAEGGVTSSFGISVRAAGAKVAFSAVRGTNHEPSEMSNKSMTIYFDQVLVNIGNHFDLKASVFQAPRRGIYSFSFHVVKVYNRQTIQVNLMHNEYPIISAFAGDQDVTREAASNSVLLHLEREDRLYLKLERGNLMGGWKYSTFSGFLVFPL